The following are encoded in a window of Streptomyces sp. Go-475 genomic DNA:
- a CDS encoding ABC transporter permease codes for MALLHRLEELGTQLSFYGRSLAWTGRTLRRYKKEILRLLAEVSFGRGALAVVGGTVGVIAFLSFFTGTEVGLQGYAALNQLGTSNFVAFLSAYFNTREIAPLVAGLALSATVGAGFTAQLGAMRISEETDALEVMGVPSLPFLVTTRMIAGFVAVIPLYVVGLLSSYLAARTITTVYYGQSTGTYDHYFHQYLPPVDVLWSFGKVIVFAVLIILVHCYYGYYASGGPAGVGVAVGRAVRTSIVAINVLDFFLSLAIWGASTTVRIAG; via the coding sequence ATGGCGCTGTTGCACCGGCTGGAGGAGCTGGGCACCCAACTGTCCTTCTACGGGCGTTCGCTGGCCTGGACCGGCCGCACCCTGCGCCGCTACAAGAAGGAGATCCTGCGGCTGCTCGCCGAGGTCAGCTTCGGGCGGGGCGCGCTCGCCGTGGTCGGCGGCACGGTCGGGGTGATCGCCTTCCTGTCGTTCTTCACCGGCACCGAGGTCGGCCTCCAGGGCTACGCGGCCCTCAACCAGCTCGGCACCTCCAACTTCGTGGCGTTCCTGTCGGCGTACTTCAACACCCGGGAGATCGCCCCGCTGGTGGCCGGGCTCGCGCTGTCCGCGACGGTCGGGGCCGGGTTCACCGCGCAGCTCGGCGCGATGCGGATCAGCGAGGAGACCGACGCGCTGGAGGTGATGGGCGTGCCCTCGCTGCCGTTCCTCGTCACCACCCGCATGATCGCCGGGTTCGTCGCCGTCATCCCGCTGTACGTGGTCGGGCTGCTGTCGTCGTACCTGGCCGCCCGGACCATCACCACCGTCTACTACGGGCAGTCGACGGGCACGTACGACCACTACTTCCACCAGTACCTGCCGCCGGTCGACGTGCTCTGGTCCTTCGGCAAGGTGATCGTCTTCGCCGTGCTGATCATCCTCGTGCACTGCTACTACGGCTACTACGCGAGCGGCGGGCCGGCCGGCGTCGGTGTCGCGGTGGGCCGGGCGGTACGGACGTCGATCGTCG